From Bradyrhizobium sp. 4:
GTGAGCCTGTTCGGCGACTATCCGACTGCGCGCTATATCCATTTCTTCTGCATGGCCGCGATCTGCGCGTTCCTCGTCATTCACGTTTTACTCGCGCTGCTGGTGCCGAAGAGCCTGCGCGCGATGATCATCGGCCGCTAGAGCGGAGTAAGAACCATGGCCAAGCGCTCATTCCTGATTCCCGGCGTCGACAAGCGGCTGCTGATCAAGGATTCCATCAAGACGATGCCCGAGGTCAGCCGCCGCCGCTTCATCGCGGGCGGCGCCAGCCTCGGCGCACTGACGCTGCTCACCGGCTGCGACGTGATCGACTCGTCCTCCGCCGAGGAGATGCTGAAGTCGGTTTCGAAATTCAACGATGCCGTGCAAGCCTTTATCTTCAATCCCGACGCACTGGCGCCGACGTTTCCCGAGAGTGCGATCACAAAACCGTTTCCGTTCAACGCCTATTACGATCTCGACGACGCGCCTGACGTCGATGGTGCCGACTGGAAGCTCGAAGTCCGCGGCCTCGTCGACAACAAGAAGTCGTGGACGCTTCCGGAATTGTACAAGCTGCCGCAGGTCACGCAGATCACCCGTCACATCTGCGTCGAGGGCTGGAGCGCGATCGGCAGCTGGACCGGCACGCCGATGCGCGACTTCCTCAAGCTGATCGGCGCCGACACCCGTGCAAAGTACGTCTGGTTCCAGTGCGCCGACAAGGACGGCTACAATTCACCGCTCGACATGCGCACCGCGCTGCATCCGCAGACCCAGATGACGTTCAAATACGCCGGCGAAATCCTGCCGCGCGCGTATGGGTTTCCAATGAAGATCCGCGTGCCGACAAAACTCGGCTTCAAGAACCCGAAATACGTGGTGTCGATGGAAGTCACCAACGACTACAAGGGCGGCTATTGGGAAGACCAGGGGTATAATTCGTTCAGCGGGAGCTAGCTGTTGTCGTCCCGGCGAAGGCCGGGACCATACCGCGAGCTCTATCGATTTTCGCTAGATGCCAATTCCGAACGACCAGTCTTCGCCAAAATGCTCCCTGTGGTTATGGGTCCCGGCCTGCGCCGGGACGACACTTGTTATGAGGGCGGCCCCACCTTCCGCTGACACAACGCCGCAACCGCGCCCAGCGCCAGCAGCGCGGCCGAGACGTTCAGCGCGTAACTCAAGCTCCCCAGCGCGTCCGTGATGGCGCCGACCACGATCGGGCCGAGCGTCTGGCCGACGCCGAACGAGATCGTCATCGCCGCGATCGCGGTCGGCCACACCTCGGGCGGATAGTTGAAGCGGACGAAGGCGGTGGTCGAGCCGACCACGGCGAAGAAGGCGACGCCGAACACGACGGCCGACACCGCGAGCCATGCCGGCGAATGTCCAAGCATCGGCAGGGCGGCGCCGAGCGCGTTGGTGCCGAGGATGATGGCGGTGGCCAATCCGCCGCGATCGAGCGCGAGCACGCGGCGCCAGGCCCACGGCGTGACGAAGGCGCTCAAGCCGATCAGGCTCCAGAACGCGGCCTGCGCAGCGGCCCCGCCGCCGCCGTCGCGCACATAGGCGATCATGAAAGTCATGTAGGCGATGTAGCCCGCGCCGAATAGGAAGTAGCCTGCGAGATAGACCAGCACCGGAAGAATCGCGAAGGCGCCGTGGCTGCCTTGCGAGAAACGCACGCCGCTCTCGATGCGGACCAGGAACAGCGGCACGGTCATGACGACGGACAGCAGTGTCATCGCCCACCACACGATCCACCACGAGCCCGGCCCGAAATATTGCAGCGTGAACGGGGCGATCAGGCCCGATGCGAGAATGCCGATGCCGGGTCCGGCATAGAACAGGCTGAGCAGGAAATTGGCCCGCTCCGGGCGCGACTGCGCAATGGAAGCAGCCAGCGCGCCGCCGGCGACGAAACCGGCCGCGGCGCCAACGCCGAGCACGAGACGCGCCAGGCTCAGCGCGACGAAATTCCCGGTCAGCGCGCAAGTCGCGAGCGCGGCGACGCAGGCCAGGGTTCCGCCGCGGATCGCGGCCGACCAGCCGACGCGCTGGATCAGCCGGGACGCCACAAGGGCGCCCGCGAGGTAGCCGACGGCGTTGATGGTGTTCATGAAACCGGCCGCCGAGTAGGACCAGCCGAGGTCCTCCCGCATGTCGGGCAGCACCAGCGAATAGGCGAAGCGGCCGATACCCAGCCCAACTGTCGCAGCCAGCGACAGGGTCAGGATCAACCGTGCGGGGTGGGCATCGGGTGGAGGGCGGTCAGGTGCGTGCAAGGGGTACTCCGGCATGCGCAGTGTGGCAGGCCCTGCCCGCCTTGCACAGAACCGAAGCGGCAATGGTGTCTTGCCAAGCACGCATCGCCGCTCTAGCACTCCGGCCGAAATCGACCTCAGAGGAAACGACCATGGCGACCCACAAACTGCTGCTGCTTCCCGGCGACGGTATCGGCCCCGAGGTGATGGGCGAGGTGAAGCGGCTGATCGACTGGCTCAGTTCGGCCGGGATCGCCAAGTTCGAGACCGACACCGGCCTCGTCGGCGGTTCGGCCTATGACGCGCACAAGGTGTCGATCTCGGAAGGCGACATGGCCAAGGCCAAGGACGCCGACGCGATCATCTTCGGTGCGGTCGGCGGTCCCAAGTGGGACGCGGTGCCCTACGAGGTGCGCCCCGAAGCCGGTCTGCTGCGCCTGCGCAAGGATCTCGGTCTGTTCGCAAACCTCCGTCCCGCCGTCTGCTACCCGGCGCTCGCGGAGGCCTCCAGCCTCAAGCGCGAGGCGGTCGAGGGCCTCGACATCATGATCGTGCGCGAGCTCACCGGCGGCGTCTATTTCGGCGAGCCCAAGACCATCACCGATCTCGGCAACGGCCAGAAGCGCGCCATCGATACCCAGGTCTACGACACCTACGAGATCGAGCGCATCGGCCGCGTCGCCTTCGAGCTTGCGAAGAAGCGCAAGAACAAGGTGACGTCGATGGAGAAGCGCAACGTCATGAAGTCGGGCGTGCTCTGGAACGAGGTCATGACCCAGGTCCACAAGCGCGAATACCCCGACGTCACGCTCGAGCACCAGCTCGCCGATTCCGGCGGCATGATGCTGGTGAAATGGCCGAAGCAGTTCGACGTCATCGTCACCGACAATCTGTTCGGCGACATGCTGTCCGACATCGCTGCGATGCTGACGGGATCGCTCGGCATGCTGCCCTCGGCCTCGCTCGGCGAGGTCGACGTCAAGAGCAAGAAGCGCAAGGCGCTGTACGAGCCCGTGCACGGCTCGGCGCCTGATATCGCAGGCCAGGGCCTCGCCAATCCGATCGCGATGATCTCGTCGTTCGGCATGGCGCTGCGCTATTCCTTCGACATGGGCGCGCTCGCCGACAAGGTTGACGCCGCGATCGCCGCGGTGCTGGCCAGCGGCCTGCGCACCGCCGACATCAAGTCGGAAGGCACCATTGCCGCCTCGACCACGCAGATGGGCGAAGCGATCCTGAAGGAATTGCAGAAGCTGCACGCCTGACGGCGAGCGCAGTGTTTGTAGGGTGGGCAAAGCGAAGCGTGCCCACCCGACAAGGTCTCTTCAAAACAAAAATGGCCGGGCGCGAGCCCGGCCATTTTGATTCGGTCGATAATTCCGCCTCAGTACAGCGGGAAATTCTGCGGATAGCCGCCGACATCCTGCGGCGTGCTCAGCGGCTGGCGATCGATCGGGCGGTTGAGATTTTCGCGCGCGAAGGTCGGATAGCCCACTGCCGGCGGGAAGGCATAGTCGGAGAACTTGCGGTCGCCCGGATTGACCTCGGTGCCGCCGTCGAGCCAGGAGCGCTTGCTCACATAGATGCGGGTGCGGCCCTGCTGGTAGCTCGCGTTGGGGCCGCTCGGGCCGTAATAGTGACGACCGCTGTCATAGCGCTGCTTCTTGGTGTCGGCCGAGGCGGGTGTCGCGAAGGCTGAGGACATGGCAATCACGGCGCCGGCCGCAAGCCACATCGCCAGTTTGTTCGCGGCAGAGAAATTCGAGCTCATCACGTCCCCTTCAGGCGGCAAGCCGCCAATCAATTTCGCCCTCATACTAACCCGGCCGGGGCGGCTGCAACTAGGTCTATTGGGTCACACCAGCGCTGAATAATCGTGCGCGCCGGCAAAAGTTGCATGGATACAGCCACTTGAGCTTGATGCCGGTCAGAGCGCGCCGCGCAATTGCGCATTGGCGGCGCCGAGCAGCCAGTCCGACGTGCCCGGGAGCGTGCAGGGGCGGCGCTTCAGCTCCGCATGTGCGAACAATTCGGCCAGCCTCGGCTCGTTGCCCGAGGTCAGCAGCGTCAGCCGGTTCAGCGTGCAGGCGATCGCGGCGCGCCGGGCGGGCAGGCTGTCGCCCTGGCAGGAGAATCCGGAGATCTGGAGCGCCGGCTCCTCGCTGCGCTTGAGGTAGCCGAGGCAGGCCCGCGCGCCCTCCGCCGTGCCGGTCGGCTGGAATAGGGCGACGGGGCCGAATTTCGTGTCGATCAGGCCGGCTTGCTCCAGCGGGCTCGCGGTGCCCAGTCCCATCCGGACGGCCAGATCGGCGGCGGCCGGACGGGTGACGTCGAATTCGCCGCCCTCGCGATAGATTTCGAGCTCGGCCATGGCCTTGTCCGCCTCGCCCGCCCAGCGCATCACGTCCCTGCGGCCGCCTTCGGGGTGCCTCAAGATAGTGTAAGAGGCTGTTTTTTCTGACGAATCGAGCCGGCTGAGGGCGAAGGCCGGAGGCGAGCGGTCGGCCACGGCCCAACCCGGCTTCAGCGCTGGCTCATCGTCGTCGCGCAAGGTTGGCAGCTGGCCGAGTGCCGCAAGGCCGAGGATGGCAAACAGCACCAAAGCCCCCACATAGGCGAACAGGCGCGCCAGCGTGCCGACGACCTCGTCGGCGAAGGCTGCAAGCGCCAGATGGATCTGGGTGGGGGTTGTGGCCGTGCTGGCCTCGGGCGACTGCATCCACGTCCCTAAGGCATGGTCCAACGTTGTCTTGAGGCCGGTTCTCGCATAGAAGCGCTGCTCTTCCTGTTTAAGCCTCAGCTTCAGGAAAGAGCTTTTTCGTCGGAGAGTGAACGATGGGTTACAAAGTCGCAGTCGTCGGCGCGACCGGCAATGTCGGACGGGAAATGCTCAACATTTTGGATGAGCGCAAATTCCCCGCGGACGAGGTGGTGGCCCTGGCCTCACGCCGCAGCATGGGCGTCGAGGTCTCCTACGGCGACCGCACGCTGAAGGTCAAAGCGCTCGAGCATTACGACTTCTCCGACGTCGACATCTGCCTGATGTCGGCAGGCGGCGAGGTGTCGAAGGAATGGTCGCCGAAGATCGGCGCCGCCGGCACGGTCGTGATCGACAATTCCTCGGCCTGGCGGATGGACCCGGACGTGCCGTTGATCGTGCCGGAAGTGAATGCGGACGCCACCGCGGGCTTCAAGAAGAAGAACATCATCGCCAATCCGAACTGCTCGACCGCGCAGCTCGTGGTCGCGCTCAAGCCACTGCACGACAAGGCGACGATCAAGCGCGTCGTGGTCTCGACCTATCAATCGGTGTCGGGCGCCGGCAAGGATGCGATGGACGAATTGTTCTCGCAGACCAAGGCCGTCTACACCAACCAGGAGCTGGTCAATAAGAAGTTTCCCGCGCGCATCGCCTTCAACGTCATTCCTCAGATCGACGTCTTCATGGAGGACGGCTACACCAAGGAAGAGTGGAAGATGATGGCGGAGACCAAGAAGATTCTTGATCCCAAGATCAAGCTCTCCGCGACCTGCGTGCGC
This genomic window contains:
- a CDS encoding molybdopterin-dependent oxidoreductase, with the protein product MAKRSFLIPGVDKRLLIKDSIKTMPEVSRRRFIAGGASLGALTLLTGCDVIDSSSAEEMLKSVSKFNDAVQAFIFNPDALAPTFPESAITKPFPFNAYYDLDDAPDVDGADWKLEVRGLVDNKKSWTLPELYKLPQVTQITRHICVEGWSAIGSWTGTPMRDFLKLIGADTRAKYVWFQCADKDGYNSPLDMRTALHPQTQMTFKYAGEILPRAYGFPMKIRVPTKLGFKNPKYVVSMEVTNDYKGGYWEDQGYNSFSGS
- a CDS encoding YbfB/YjiJ family MFS transporter: MHAPDRPPPDAHPARLILTLSLAATVGLGIGRFAYSLVLPDMREDLGWSYSAAGFMNTINAVGYLAGALVASRLIQRVGWSAAIRGGTLACVAALATCALTGNFVALSLARLVLGVGAAAGFVAGGALAASIAQSRPERANFLLSLFYAGPGIGILASGLIAPFTLQYFGPGSWWIVWWAMTLLSVVMTVPLFLVRIESGVRFSQGSHGAFAILPVLVYLAGYFLFGAGYIAYMTFMIAYVRDGGGGAAAQAAFWSLIGLSAFVTPWAWRRVLALDRGGLATAIILGTNALGAALPMLGHSPAWLAVSAVVFGVAFFAVVGSTTAFVRFNYPPEVWPTAIAAMTISFGVGQTLGPIVVGAITDALGSLSYALNVSAALLALGAVAALCQRKVGPPS
- a CDS encoding aspartate-semialdehyde dehydrogenase; amino-acid sequence: MGYKVAVVGATGNVGREMLNILDERKFPADEVVALASRRSMGVEVSYGDRTLKVKALEHYDFSDVDICLMSAGGEVSKEWSPKIGAAGTVVIDNSSAWRMDPDVPLIVPEVNADATAGFKKKNIIANPNCSTAQLVVALKPLHDKATIKRVVVSTYQSVSGAGKDAMDELFSQTKAVYTNQELVNKKFPARIAFNVIPQIDVFMEDGYTKEEWKMMAETKKILDPKIKLSATCVRVPVFVGHSEAVNIEFENPISVDEARDILRKAPGCLVIDKHEPGGYATPYEAAGEDATYISRIREDATVENGLVLWCVSDNLRKGAALNAIQIAEVLINRKLISAKKKAA
- the leuB gene encoding 3-isopropylmalate dehydrogenase — encoded protein: MATHKLLLLPGDGIGPEVMGEVKRLIDWLSSAGIAKFETDTGLVGGSAYDAHKVSISEGDMAKAKDADAIIFGAVGGPKWDAVPYEVRPEAGLLRLRKDLGLFANLRPAVCYPALAEASSLKREAVEGLDIMIVRELTGGVYFGEPKTITDLGNGQKRAIDTQVYDTYEIERIGRVAFELAKKRKNKVTSMEKRNVMKSGVLWNEVMTQVHKREYPDVTLEHQLADSGGMMLVKWPKQFDVIVTDNLFGDMLSDIAAMLTGSLGMLPSASLGEVDVKSKKRKALYEPVHGSAPDIAGQGLANPIAMISSFGMALRYSFDMGALADKVDAAIAAVLASGLRTADIKSEGTIAASTTQMGEAILKELQKLHA